The following proteins are encoded in a genomic region of Cercospora beticola chromosome 8, complete sequence:
- a CDS encoding uncharacterized protein (antiSMASH:Cluster_6) encodes MQFAIAALGLAAVVSASYAPSYGPPKNATTTHGPSYTTEVVTSYETFCPSATSIEHNGVTYTVTEATTLTITNCPCTVTKPVYTAPPPAETPKTPETPNSPVQPPVQPPAPHYPSNNTTPAPPSYQPPAGTAPGAYVPPASTSPIAPAYTGAASKASFGVAGIMAAAGLIAAL; translated from the exons ATGCAGTTCGCTATCGCAGCTCTCGGCCTCGCTGCCGTCGTCTCGGCCTCGTACGCTCCATCGTACGGCCCTCCCAAGAacgccaccaccacccacggCCCAAGCTACACCACCGAGGTCGTGACCAGCTACGAGACCTTCTGCCCATCGGCCACGTCGATCGAGCACAACGGCGTCACCTACACCGTCACCGAGGCCACCACCTTGACCATCACCAACTGCCCATGCACCGTGACCAAGCCCGTCTACAC tgctcctcctccagctgaGACTCCAAAGACTCCAGAGACTCCAAACAGCCCAGTGCAGCCACCAGTGCAGCCACCGGCTCCTCACTACCCATCCAACAACACTactccagctcctccatcTTACCAGCCACCAGCTGGAACTGCTCCTGGTGCTTACGTTCCTCCAGCTAGCACCAGCCCAATTGCTCCAGCTTACACCGGTGCCGCTTCCAAGGCCTCGTTCGGTGTTGCCGGTATCATGGCCGCTGCTGGTCTCATTGCCGCTCTCTAA
- a CDS encoding uncharacterized protein (antiSMASH:Cluster_6): MVQHSPEPDADDVFDSFQTLSMVDHDVSKAELQKLNQRVLKACMDFVHSVRVLQASLAWYENDIAQDTARLSYLHRRLEEVASAVSSSATAVRFWQDHPYRYQNGPTLFWPLDEHDGCGEMPEPPKYLFRTADDSSSGQNNVDFIASAASIVSPGLSKIDLLSPRTRSTAAQRLHNHLRKQCFDDQDITDNLSSWSSSLLFVVQYALWRARKGRRPLDQVMIYAVDTTEFPRGQFASDKWLLKKLGDDVPATSWEWSLMTLRAKGYDNGEYLSQGMVDIRNRSCAISLANLLFSGLYDLYPEFKDQTGSEKWTKRVQDLRSDWAASNKTTRDEISSAMQVAATCFEGFNYLDIAVVLLTFKNRRRLNDDESSGE, from the coding sequence ATGGTGCAACATAGCCCCGAGCCTGACGCTGACGATGTCTTTGATTCTTTCCAAACGTTGAGCATGGTAGACCACGACGTCAGCAAAGCAGAGCTCCAGAAGTTGAACCAACGAGTACTGAAAGCCTGCATGGACTTTGTGCACAGTGTGCGAGTACTGCAAGCCTCCCTCGCGTGGTATGAAAACGACATTGCCCAGGATACAGCGAGGTTGAGTTATCTCCACAGGAGACTAGAAGAAGTTGCCAGCGCTGTTTCATCATCTGCTACTGCGGTCCGGTTCTGGCAAGATCACCCCTACCGCTATCAGAATGGGCCGACGCTATTCTGGCCTTTGGACGAACATGATGGCTGTGGCGAAATGCCAGAGCCTCCCAAATATTTATTTCGCACGGCCGACGACAGCAGTTCGGGACAAAACAATGTAGACTTCATTGCATCTGCTGCAAGCATTGTCAGCCCTGGCCTCAGCAAAATAGATCTTCTCTCGCCGCGAACAAGAAGCACAGCGGCTCAGCGGCTGCATAATCATCTCAGGAAACAATGTTTTGATGATCAAGACATCACTGATAACTTATCGTCGTGGAGTTCTTCTTTACTCTTTGTGGTCCAATATGCTCTTTGGAGAGCTCGGAAAGGCAGACGGCCCCTCGATCAAGTCATGATCTATGCCGTCGATACAACTGAATTCCCGCGAGGACAATTTGCGAGTGATAAATGGCTGTTGAAGAAATTGGGCGACGACGTTCCCGCTACTTCCTGGGAATGGAGTCTCATGACTTTGAGAGCCAAAGGCTACGACAATGGCGAATACCTCTCCCAAGGAATGGTGGATATCAGGAATCGCTCCTGCGCGATTTCTCTTGCGAATCTGCTTTTTAGTGGCTTGTATGATTTATACCCGGAGTTCAAAGACCAAACCGGAAGTGAGAAATGGACCAAGCGAGTACAAGATCTTCGCTCGGACTGGGCGGCCAGTAATAAGACTACACGGGATGAGATTAGTTCGGCGATGCAGGTGGCGGCAACCTGCTTCGAAGGCTTCAACTATCTCGATATCGCTGTTGTCCTCTTGACCTTCAAGAATCGCAGGCGTTTGAATGATGATGAATCGTCTGGTGAGTGA
- a CDS encoding uncharacterized protein (antiSMASH:Cluster_6), translated as MSFIISVLFPNDEDAQYDIEYYVQKHMPRIAEEWAKYGVTGWNVREFAPGPDGSKPPYAFGSETFWTSKDKLSDAFTGPEAAGIMEDVKNFSNKQPIFLYGDVKGGK; from the coding sequence ATGtccttcatcatcagcgTCCTCTTCCCCAATGACGAGGATGCTCAATACGACATCGAATACTACGTTCAGAAGCACATGCCGAGAATTGCAGAGGAATGGGCCAAGTACGGAGTAACAGGATGGAACGTCCGAGAATTTGCTCCTGGACCCGATGGCTCCAAACCGCCCTATGCATTCGGTTCAGAAACGTTCTGGACAAGCAAAGACAAGCTCAGTGATGCTTTCACGGGGCCGGAAGCTGCGGGAATTATGGAAGATGTGAAGAACTTTAGTAATAAGCAACCCATCTTTCTGTATGGGGACGTGAAGGGCGGGAAGTGA
- a CDS encoding uncharacterized protein (antiSMASH:Cluster_6) — MFSVKNLLFLITTASALVVTKRDAAQIRSDLQLINTDTNALKSAADRYSGGLFGAIPVQNAADKLEDDINTATDNANASAPVSDSEAADIISYINNTLQPSVDAALTSIENKRSQFTSAGLKGSVQDTLATLRKDTNEYGQALLAKAPASQQASGNAALTRIDNDFAATQAFYA; from the coding sequence ATGTTCTCTGTCAAgaacctcctcttcctcatcaccaccgcctcGGCCCTCGTCGTTACCAAACGCGACGCAGCCCAAATCCGCTCCGACCTCCAACTCATCAACACCGACACCAACGCCCTCAAATCGGCCGCAGACCGCTACAGCGGCGGCCTCTTCGGCGCCATCCCCGTACAAAACGCCGCCGACAAGCTCGAAGACGACATCAACACCGCCACCGACAACGCCAATGCGTCGGCTCCAGTCTCTGACTCCGAAGCCGCTGATATCATCAGCtacatcaacaacactctCCAGCCATCTGTTGATGCTGCTTTGACCAGCATTGAGAACAAGCGCAGCCAGTTCACTTCTGCTGGTTTGAAGGGAAGTGTTCAGGATACTTTGGCTACTTTGAGGAAGGACACAAATGAGTATGGTCAGGCTTTGCTTGCTAAGGCTCCGGCTTCGCAGCAGGCCTCTGGTAACGCGGCTTTGACCAGGATTGATAACGATTTTGCGGCTACTCAGGCTTTCTATGCTTAG